A DNA window from Rhineura floridana isolate rRhiFlo1 chromosome 11, rRhiFlo1.hap2, whole genome shotgun sequence contains the following coding sequences:
- the JUP gene encoding junction plakoglobin isoform X1: protein MEVVNMMEQPIKVTEWQQTYTYDSGIHSGMNTQVPSVSSKCLVDDDDLYGKQYTIKKTTYSQAGAGQTQAQAQAELESHLAMTRAQRVRAAMYPETVEDRSLLISTQIEGQQTNVQRLAEPSQMLKSAIVHLINYQDDAELATRAIPELTKLLNDEDPVVVSKAAMIVNQLSKKEASRRALMQSPQLVAAVVRTMQSTSDLDTARCTTSILHNLSHHREGLLSIFKSGGIPALVRMLSSPVESVLFYAITTLHNLLLYQEGAKMAVRLADGLQKMVPLLAKNNPKFLAITTDCLQLLAYGNQESKLIILANGGPQALVQIMRSYTYEKLLWTTSRVLKVLSVCPSNKPAIVEAGGMQALGKHLTSSSPRLVQNCLWTLRNLSDVATKQEGLDGVLKILVNQLSSDDINVLTCATGTLSNLTCNNSKNKTLVTQSNGVEALIHTILRAGDKEDITEPAVCALRHLTSRHPEAEMAQNSVRLNYGIPAIVKLLNQPNQWPLIKATIGLIRNLALCPANHAPLQEAAVIPRLVQLLVKAHQDAQRHAAAGTQQPYTDGVKMEEIVEGCTGALHILARDPMNRMEIFRLNTIPLFVQLLYSPVENIQRVAAGVLCELAQDKEAADAIDAEGASAPLMELLHSRNEGTATYAAAVLFRISEDKNPDYRKRVSVELTNSLFKHDPAAWEAAQSMIPIHEPYGDELDGGYRSMYPGEIPMDPMDMHMDMEGDYPMDAYSDGVRAPFTDHMLA from the exons ATGGAGGTGGTGAACATGATGGAGCAACCCATCAAGGTGACAGAATGGCAACAGACGTATACCTACGATTCGGGCATCCATTCTGGGATGAACACCCAGGTGCCCTCAGTCAGCAGCAAATGTTTGGTAGATGATGATGACCTCTACGGCAAGCAGTACACAATTAAGAAGACCACTTACAGCCAGGCCGGAGCTGGGCAAACCCAAGCCCAGGCACAag CAGAATTGGAGTCCCACCTTGCCATGACCCGTGCCCAGCGTGTCCGGGCTGCCATGTACCCAGAGACAGTAGAGGACCGTTCCCTTCTTATTAGCACCCAAATTgaggggcagcaaacaaatgtgCAGCGACTGGCTGAACCCTCTCAGATGCTCAAGTCAGCCATTGTACATCTCATCAACTATCAGGATGATGCTGAGCTGGCCACCCGTGCTATTCCTGAACTCACCAAACTCTTGAATGATGAGGATCCG GTTGTGGTCAGCAAAGCAGCCATGATTGTGAACCAACTGTCCAAGAAGGAGGCATCACGCCGTGCTCTAATGCAGTCTCCTCAACTAGTTGCTGCCGTGGTCCGCACCATGCAAAGCACAAGTGATCTGGATACAGCCCGCTGCACCACCAGTATCCTCCACAACCTGTCCCACCATCGTGAGGGGCTGCTGTCCATCTTTAAGTCCGGGGGCATCCCAGCTCTTGTGCGCATGCTCAG CTCTCCAGTGGAGTCGGTCTTGTTTTATGccatcaccacccttcacaacctGCTGCTGTACCAGGAAGGTGCTAAGATGGCTGTGCGCCTGGCAGATGGGCTTCAGAAGATGGTTCCTTTGCTGGCCAAGAATAACCCTAAGTTTCTTGCCATCACCACTGACTGTCTCCAGCTGCTTGCCTATGGGAACCAGGAAAGCAAG CTCATCATTTTGGCCAATGGAGGCCCACAAGCCCTTGTTCAGATTATGCGCAGCTACACATATGAGAAGTTGCTGTGGACTACCAGCCGCGTCCTCAAGGTCCTTTCCGTCTGTCCCAGCAACAAGCCAGCCATTGTGGAAGCCG GTGGCATGCAAGCTCTGGGAAAGCATCTGACCAGCTCCAGCCCAAGGCTTGTGCAGAACTGTCTGTGGACTTTGAGGAACCTCTCAGATGTGGCCACAAAGCAG GAAGGTCTTGATGGTGTCCTGAAGATCCTGGTGAACCAGCTGAGTTCAGATGACATCAATGTGCTGACCTGTGCAACCGGCACACTTTCCAACTTGACCTGCaacaatagcaagaacaaaaccCTGGTCACCCAGTCAAATGGAGTGGAAGCCCTGATACACACCATCCTCCGGGCAGGAGACAAAGAGGATATCACTGAGCCAGCTGTCTGTGCTCTGAGGCACCTTACCAGCCGGCACCCAGAGGCTGAGATGGCTCAGAATTCTGTGCGGCTCAATTATGGCATCCCTGCCATTGTCAAGCTGCTTAATCAGCCCAATCAGTGGCCATTAATCAAG GCTACTATCGGCCTCATCCGTAACCTGGCTTTGTGTCCAGCAAACCACGCCCCCCTACAGGAAGCTGCTGTCATCCCACGCCTTGTTCAGCTGCTGGTGAAGGCTCACCAAGACGCCCAACGTCACGCAGCAGCTGGCACGCAGCAGCCATACACA GATGGGGTAAAGATGGAAGAGATTGTGGAAGGCTGCACAGGGGCATTGCACATCTTGGCTCGTGACCCCATGAACCGGATGGAAATATTCCGCCTGAACACCATTCCGCTCTTTGTGCAG CTCCTGTATTCTCCAGTGGAAAACATCCAGCGTGTGGCAGCCGGTGTCCTGTGTGAACTGGCCCAGGATAAGGAAGCCGCCGACGCCATTGATGCAGAGGGTGCCTCAGCCCCTCTAATGGAGCTTCTGCACTCCAGGAACGAAGGCACAG CTACATATGCAGCAGCTGTGTTGTTCCGCATCTCTGAAGACAAGAATCCCGACTATCGGAAGCGTGTCTCTGTGGAACTTACTAATTCACTCTTCAAACACGACCCTGCAGCCTGGGAAGCT GCCCAGAGCATGATACCCATCCACGAGCCATACGGAGATG AGCTGGATGGAGGTTATCGCAGTATGTACCCAGGTGAAATCCCCATGGATCCTATGGACATGCACATGGACATGGAAGGTGACTATCCCATGGATGCATACAGCGACGGTGTGCGGGCACCCTTCACGGACCATATGCTTGCCTAA
- the JUP gene encoding junction plakoglobin isoform X2, with the protein MEVVNMMEQPIKVTEWQQTYTYDSGIHSGMNTQVPSVSSKCLVDDDDLYGKQYTIKKTTYSQAGAGQTQAQAQELESHLAMTRAQRVRAAMYPETVEDRSLLISTQIEGQQTNVQRLAEPSQMLKSAIVHLINYQDDAELATRAIPELTKLLNDEDPVVVSKAAMIVNQLSKKEASRRALMQSPQLVAAVVRTMQSTSDLDTARCTTSILHNLSHHREGLLSIFKSGGIPALVRMLSSPVESVLFYAITTLHNLLLYQEGAKMAVRLADGLQKMVPLLAKNNPKFLAITTDCLQLLAYGNQESKLIILANGGPQALVQIMRSYTYEKLLWTTSRVLKVLSVCPSNKPAIVEAGGMQALGKHLTSSSPRLVQNCLWTLRNLSDVATKQEGLDGVLKILVNQLSSDDINVLTCATGTLSNLTCNNSKNKTLVTQSNGVEALIHTILRAGDKEDITEPAVCALRHLTSRHPEAEMAQNSVRLNYGIPAIVKLLNQPNQWPLIKATIGLIRNLALCPANHAPLQEAAVIPRLVQLLVKAHQDAQRHAAAGTQQPYTDGVKMEEIVEGCTGALHILARDPMNRMEIFRLNTIPLFVQLLYSPVENIQRVAAGVLCELAQDKEAADAIDAEGASAPLMELLHSRNEGTATYAAAVLFRISEDKNPDYRKRVSVELTNSLFKHDPAAWEAAQSMIPIHEPYGDELDGGYRSMYPGEIPMDPMDMHMDMEGDYPMDAYSDGVRAPFTDHMLA; encoded by the exons ATGGAGGTGGTGAACATGATGGAGCAACCCATCAAGGTGACAGAATGGCAACAGACGTATACCTACGATTCGGGCATCCATTCTGGGATGAACACCCAGGTGCCCTCAGTCAGCAGCAAATGTTTGGTAGATGATGATGACCTCTACGGCAAGCAGTACACAATTAAGAAGACCACTTACAGCCAGGCCGGAGCTGGGCAAACCCAAGCCCAGGCACAag AATTGGAGTCCCACCTTGCCATGACCCGTGCCCAGCGTGTCCGGGCTGCCATGTACCCAGAGACAGTAGAGGACCGTTCCCTTCTTATTAGCACCCAAATTgaggggcagcaaacaaatgtgCAGCGACTGGCTGAACCCTCTCAGATGCTCAAGTCAGCCATTGTACATCTCATCAACTATCAGGATGATGCTGAGCTGGCCACCCGTGCTATTCCTGAACTCACCAAACTCTTGAATGATGAGGATCCG GTTGTGGTCAGCAAAGCAGCCATGATTGTGAACCAACTGTCCAAGAAGGAGGCATCACGCCGTGCTCTAATGCAGTCTCCTCAACTAGTTGCTGCCGTGGTCCGCACCATGCAAAGCACAAGTGATCTGGATACAGCCCGCTGCACCACCAGTATCCTCCACAACCTGTCCCACCATCGTGAGGGGCTGCTGTCCATCTTTAAGTCCGGGGGCATCCCAGCTCTTGTGCGCATGCTCAG CTCTCCAGTGGAGTCGGTCTTGTTTTATGccatcaccacccttcacaacctGCTGCTGTACCAGGAAGGTGCTAAGATGGCTGTGCGCCTGGCAGATGGGCTTCAGAAGATGGTTCCTTTGCTGGCCAAGAATAACCCTAAGTTTCTTGCCATCACCACTGACTGTCTCCAGCTGCTTGCCTATGGGAACCAGGAAAGCAAG CTCATCATTTTGGCCAATGGAGGCCCACAAGCCCTTGTTCAGATTATGCGCAGCTACACATATGAGAAGTTGCTGTGGACTACCAGCCGCGTCCTCAAGGTCCTTTCCGTCTGTCCCAGCAACAAGCCAGCCATTGTGGAAGCCG GTGGCATGCAAGCTCTGGGAAAGCATCTGACCAGCTCCAGCCCAAGGCTTGTGCAGAACTGTCTGTGGACTTTGAGGAACCTCTCAGATGTGGCCACAAAGCAG GAAGGTCTTGATGGTGTCCTGAAGATCCTGGTGAACCAGCTGAGTTCAGATGACATCAATGTGCTGACCTGTGCAACCGGCACACTTTCCAACTTGACCTGCaacaatagcaagaacaaaaccCTGGTCACCCAGTCAAATGGAGTGGAAGCCCTGATACACACCATCCTCCGGGCAGGAGACAAAGAGGATATCACTGAGCCAGCTGTCTGTGCTCTGAGGCACCTTACCAGCCGGCACCCAGAGGCTGAGATGGCTCAGAATTCTGTGCGGCTCAATTATGGCATCCCTGCCATTGTCAAGCTGCTTAATCAGCCCAATCAGTGGCCATTAATCAAG GCTACTATCGGCCTCATCCGTAACCTGGCTTTGTGTCCAGCAAACCACGCCCCCCTACAGGAAGCTGCTGTCATCCCACGCCTTGTTCAGCTGCTGGTGAAGGCTCACCAAGACGCCCAACGTCACGCAGCAGCTGGCACGCAGCAGCCATACACA GATGGGGTAAAGATGGAAGAGATTGTGGAAGGCTGCACAGGGGCATTGCACATCTTGGCTCGTGACCCCATGAACCGGATGGAAATATTCCGCCTGAACACCATTCCGCTCTTTGTGCAG CTCCTGTATTCTCCAGTGGAAAACATCCAGCGTGTGGCAGCCGGTGTCCTGTGTGAACTGGCCCAGGATAAGGAAGCCGCCGACGCCATTGATGCAGAGGGTGCCTCAGCCCCTCTAATGGAGCTTCTGCACTCCAGGAACGAAGGCACAG CTACATATGCAGCAGCTGTGTTGTTCCGCATCTCTGAAGACAAGAATCCCGACTATCGGAAGCGTGTCTCTGTGGAACTTACTAATTCACTCTTCAAACACGACCCTGCAGCCTGGGAAGCT GCCCAGAGCATGATACCCATCCACGAGCCATACGGAGATG AGCTGGATGGAGGTTATCGCAGTATGTACCCAGGTGAAATCCCCATGGATCCTATGGACATGCACATGGACATGGAAGGTGACTATCCCATGGATGCATACAGCGACGGTGTGCGGGCACCCTTCACGGACCATATGCTTGCCTAA